CGGCTGGCGGCTGAGCGGGCTGGGCGTCGCCGTCGCGATCTTCGCGGTCACCGATGCCACCCAGTTGCGGCTGCAGGCCGTCGGCGACATCCCCCGTGAGGTATGGGTCGCCGCGGCCCTCCTCATCCTGGTCGCCCTCGGCACCGGGCGTGTCCGGCGTGCGGCGACCATCTTCCGCCTCGACCGGCGGCGGGCTGGTGCCGTCGAACTTGCCGGCGTGGCGGTGGTCGCGGTGCTGGTCGTGCTCTCAGTTGTCCGACCGGCCGTGACGTTGCCGGCGTCCCTGTGGCTCGCCATGCCGTACGTGCTGGCGCTCGTCGCCCTCGCCGTCGAGGGCAAACGGCGGCACAAGGCGCCGGAGGCGCTCGCCGTTCCCTATCTGCGAAGTGAGGTCTGACTTTGATCACCGACGTTCACACGCACTTCTGGACCCGGGAGCACCAGTGCTCTCCCTGGACGGACGGGCTGGGGCGGGTCTCGAAGACGCTGGCATCCGACGAGATCGACCTGGTCACGGTGGAGTCCTACCGCCGGGGCGTCGCGCCCGCCGAGCGTACGATCGTCTTCGGACTCCAGGCGCAGGCCTCCGGGATCATGGTCCCCAACGATGCCGTCGCCGCATTCGTACGAGAAGTCGGTGGTCAGACCGTCGGCTTCATGTCGGTCGACCCGACCCGCCACGACGCGGTCGACGAGGTGGAGCGCTGCCACGCGGAACTCGGGCTGGTCGGCATCAAGATGGGGCCGATCTACCAGGGAACCTCGCCGCTGCACCCCATGACGATGCGGGTCTTCAAGACCGCGGAGCGGCTCGGCCTGCCCGTGATGATCCACCAAGGCGCGATCTTCGCGAACGCCGGCCGGCTGCCCGACGCCAACCCGCTGCTGCTCGACGACGTGGCGTGCACCTTTCCCGACCTGCGGATCGTGGTCGCACACATGGGTCACCCGTGGATCTACGAAACCGTCGTCGTGATGCGTCGGCACCGCAACGTCTTTGCCGACACGTCCGCGATCGCGAGCCGTCCGACGGTGTTGGCGAACGCCTTCTCGGCCGCCAAGGAGTACGGCGTCCTCTCCAAGGTGCTCTTCGGTAGCGACTCTCCGATGGTGGCCGCGGCCAGCGCCACCACCGCCCTAGAACAGGTCGTCGCACGGATGCGACAGATCGCCCACACGCCCATCACTGACGAGGAACTACACGGAATCCTGCACCGCCCCTCGTTCGACCTGCTCGGCATCGAGGCGCCCGCAGTGCCCCCGCCGAGTCTGCCGGCCGAGCTGACCCGAACTGCCTGCTGACCGTCCCCGGGAGACAACCATGACGACGAACCAGCCCACGCATCCGTCGGTGTTCCTGGACGCCACGGCCGTGCTCGACGGCCCGCTTCCCGTCGAGATCTCGATGGAGCCGATCCTGCAAGGGGCGCCCTTCGCCTACGAGAGAGTTCTGTACGACGCCGCCGGCGTGTTCTTCGCCGTCTGGGCGTGCGACGCCGGTGTCTATCCCCGTGTCAAGGACAAGCGGGGCTCGTTCATGTACATCATTTCCGGCGAGGCCACCATTACGGACGAGGACGGTACCTCTCACGAGCTGACCGCCGGCAGCGTGATCGTGTTGCCGTACGGCTGGGTCGGCGCCTGGGACATCCGCGAGACCATCCGGAAGGTCTACCTGCACACGACCCCGGTGCCGCCGTACCG
The nucleotide sequence above comes from Micromonospora pallida. Encoded proteins:
- a CDS encoding amidohydrolase family protein yields the protein MITDVHTHFWTREHQCSPWTDGLGRVSKTLASDEIDLVTVESYRRGVAPAERTIVFGLQAQASGIMVPNDAVAAFVREVGGQTVGFMSVDPTRHDAVDEVERCHAELGLVGIKMGPIYQGTSPLHPMTMRVFKTAERLGLPVMIHQGAIFANAGRLPDANPLLLDDVACTFPDLRIVVAHMGHPWIYETVVVMRRHRNVFADTSAIASRPTVLANAFSAAKEYGVLSKVLFGSDSPMVAAASATTALEQVVARMRQIAHTPITDEELHGILHRPSFDLLGIEAPAVPPPSLPAELTRTAC
- a CDS encoding cupin domain-containing protein translates to MTTNQPTHPSVFLDATAVLDGPLPVEISMEPILQGAPFAYERVLYDAAGVFFAVWACDAGVYPRVKDKRGSFMYIISGEATITDEDGTSHELTAGSVIVLPYGWVGAWDIRETIRKVYLHTTPVPPYRAGVQPSAFLTAAAVIEADLPAPVRTGMADWSPPTAETVVFDGPDGRCAVQEREPGVRQGGLAGTASFVYVVSGEATVTDADGTSHELTAGSAVALPDGWAGTWDIRTTIRTVHVDATPVADK